Within the Pseudomonadota bacterium genome, the region CTCCCTGGCCCGTACCCGGGTGGTAGACAGCGCCACCACCCAGTTTTTTATCAATTTAGGCGACAATGCCTCCCTTGATCACCGGGCCGGCAATTTTGGCTATGCAGTATTCGGCAAGGTGGTAAAAGGAATGGACGTGGTCGATACCATCGCCGGGGTTCCTACCGGCAGTCATGGTCATTACCGTGACGTCCCCACGATACCGGTAATCATCAACAAAGCCACCCGGAAAAAACCGTAAAGGAGCGGCAAAATGACCGAAACCAACCTACCGCCTGCAATTGCCGACCGTTATCTGCCATTCATGCGTGAAGTCATGGCTGCCGATGGCAAACATATCCATTCAGTTCATGTTTCCGGCAGCGCTTTGACGGATGATTTTAATCCGAAACTGGCCGACATCCATTCGGTAATTGTACTCCACCAGATGGAGCTTGATTTCTTAAAGCTGCTGGCGCCGCTGGGGAAAAAATACGGCAAAAAAGGAATTGCCGCCCCGTTGATCATGACTCCCTACTACATCAGCAGTTCCCTTGATGTTTTCCCGATTGAATTTCTGGATCTCAAGATTTTACATCAAACAATTCACGGGGAAGACCTGCTGAAAAACCTGGAAATCAGGATGGATGACCTGCGACACCAATGTGAACGGGAGCTCAAAATCCGCTTAATCGGCCTGCGCCAGGACTATCTTTCCGCCGCTGGTAACCGAAAAATTCTGGCGGATGGATTCAACCACGCCTTCTCCCGCTACCTGCCTCTCTTTCGCGGCGTCGTCATGCTGCTTGGCAGCCAGCCGGCTATTAATCCAACGACAGTCCTTGATCAACTTCAAAAAGCCACAACCATTGATCTTTCCGCTTTTGGCAGCATCTTTCAGGCACACGGGAAACGACAGAACCTGTCCATGGACCAACTGAACACGATATTTACAAACTGCTACCAGGCCCTGGAGCAGTTGGGGGATTTGGTTGATGAACACCAGAACTAGGTTTTTTTTCTGGCTTGCCCTGCTGTTATGCTGCTGTTTGCCGGTCACTTACGCGTCCGCTATCCAGCTGCCGGAACAGCCAGACCACTATGTAGTTGACCAGGCCGACCTGGTTGATTCAGCCACTGAGCAGAAAATCAACGGTTACCTGCAGGAACTGGAACAAAAAACCAGCGCCCAGATGGTGGTTCTTACCATTCCCAGTCTGGAGGGAGAATCCCTGGAAGATTTTTCCCTGCACGTTGCCCACGATCGCTGGAAACTGGGACAAAAAGGGAAAGACAACGGGGTCCTGCTGTTGATTTCAAGCGGAGATCGAAAGTACCGCTTTGAAATCGGCTATGGTCTCGAAGGAGTATTACCGGACAGCTTTGTCGGCAGTCTCGGACGCACCTACCTGGTACCGTTTTTCCGCCGGGGGGAATATAATAAAGGAATTTATGCCGCCGTACTGGCTGTGGCCCGTGAGGTTGCCACTGATGCCGACGTGAGCGTCACCGGGATGCCGAAGCTGAAAAACCATCCCGGGCAGCATTCAACCTCTCGCCGCAAGCCAAGCCTGTTCAGTAAAATTATCTCGCTGCTGTTCCTGATTGTCCTGGTTATCATATTTATCAAGAATCCTCGGCTTTTCCTGATGCTCCTGCTTTTTTCCGCCATGGGCGGCAGGCGCGGCTCCTGGGGTGGATCTGGTGGCGGCGGCTTCGGTGGTTTTGGCGGTGGCGGCGGCGGAGGCTTCGGCGGTGGAGGGGCTTCCGGCGGCTGGTAAACAGCTATCAGCAGTCAGGAAACGGACGCGGGGACATTGCTTTAGCGCACCCCACAAGCCAGAACAACTTAAAAAAGTTGAGAATTCAATCAACCAGAATGCACATATTTCAAGGAGAGTTGTATGTCTAAGCAAGTAAAAAACATTCTCATCACCGTGGCGATTCTGTTACTCATCGGCTTCATGACCTTTGGCTGGGTGATCAAAGGCTACAACCAGGCCGTGGCCATGGACGAAAACATTAAAGGGTGTTGGGCCCAGGTTGAAAACCAGCTGAAAAGACGCTATGACCTGATC harbors:
- a CDS encoding TPM domain-containing protein, with translation MNTRTRFFFWLALLLCCCLPVTYASAIQLPEQPDHYVVDQADLVDSATEQKINGYLQELEQKTSAQMVVLTIPSLEGESLEDFSLHVAHDRWKLGQKGKDNGVLLLISSGDRKYRFEIGYGLEGVLPDSFVGSLGRTYLVPFFRRGEYNKGIYAAVLAVAREVATDADVSVTGMPKLKNHPGQHSTSRRKPSLFSKIISLLFLIVLVIIFIKNPRLFLMLLLFSAMGGRRGSWGGSGGGGFGGFGGGGGGGFGGGGASGGW